The following proteins are co-located in the Conyzicola lurida genome:
- a CDS encoding glycoside hydrolase family 30 beta sandwich domain-containing protein, translating to MTIDTDSARQTVEGFGAALTHSSARLLTEMPAAARSDLLHELFAPDGPTRLSVIRVPLGGSDFVAEPAYTYDDLPAGEEDWDLERFSTSADDDELRPVLREILDISPELRIVASPWSPPAWLKDSGRLDGGRLRDDDRAYSAYAEYLVRAVEESAAAGVPIDYLTVQNEPQARYPDGYPGTDMPVADQVRLIEELGPLLEERAPDARILAYDHNWSLHPADAADGAATDYPAEVLRSGAAQWVAGVAYHCYAGEPTRQSALYDEFPAASVHVTECSGSHAEGDSPEKIFSDTFGFQSRTLLIGSLGNWASTVLTWNVVLDAAGGPHIGGCETCTGVVTAGTDGGFSRNAEYYVLAHAARFVPPGSTAVNTAGDAGSPLSHTAFRTPDGSIVTLVFNDATEARETRVVAGETEATVRLPGRSLVTVVMAPAAAS from the coding sequence GTGACCATAGACACAGACAGCGCTCGGCAGACCGTCGAGGGATTCGGCGCCGCCCTCACCCATTCGTCCGCCCGGCTGTTGACCGAGATGCCGGCTGCCGCACGGTCCGATCTGCTGCACGAGCTGTTCGCGCCCGACGGTCCGACCCGCTTGTCGGTGATCCGGGTGCCGCTGGGCGGCTCGGACTTCGTCGCGGAGCCGGCGTACACCTACGACGACCTCCCGGCGGGGGAGGAAGACTGGGATCTCGAGCGCTTCAGCACGTCGGCCGACGATGACGAGCTTCGCCCCGTTCTGCGGGAGATTCTCGACATCTCGCCGGAGTTGCGGATCGTCGCCTCGCCGTGGAGCCCGCCCGCGTGGTTGAAAGATTCGGGGCGTCTGGACGGCGGCCGGCTCCGCGACGACGACCGGGCCTACTCGGCCTATGCGGAGTATCTCGTCCGTGCGGTCGAGGAGTCCGCCGCGGCCGGCGTGCCGATCGACTACCTCACGGTGCAGAACGAGCCCCAGGCCCGGTACCCCGACGGCTATCCGGGCACCGACATGCCCGTCGCCGACCAGGTGCGGCTGATCGAGGAGCTCGGCCCGCTGCTCGAGGAGCGTGCGCCCGACGCCCGCATCCTCGCCTACGACCACAACTGGTCGCTGCACCCCGCGGACGCCGCGGACGGAGCGGCGACCGACTACCCGGCGGAGGTGCTCCGCAGCGGCGCGGCGCAGTGGGTCGCCGGTGTCGCCTACCACTGCTACGCCGGCGAACCCACGCGGCAGTCGGCGCTCTACGACGAGTTCCCCGCGGCATCCGTCCACGTGACCGAGTGCTCGGGCTCGCACGCCGAGGGAGACAGCCCGGAGAAGATCTTCTCCGACACGTTCGGTTTCCAGTCCCGGACGCTGCTGATCGGATCCCTCGGCAACTGGGCCAGCACCGTTCTCACGTGGAATGTGGTGCTGGATGCCGCGGGCGGGCCTCATATCGGCGGGTGCGAGACCTGCACCGGGGTCGTCACCGCCGGAACAGACGGCGGGTTCTCGCGGAACGCCGAGTACTACGTGCTCGCCCACGCCGCGAGATTCGTCCCGCCGGGGTCGACGGCGGTGAACACCGCGGGAGACGCCGGGTCCCCGCTCAGCCATACGGCGTTCCGGACGCCGGACGGCTCGATCGTCACGCTCGTATTCAACGATGCGACAGAGGCCCGGGAGACGCGGGTGGTCGCGGGCGAGACCGAGGCGACCGTCAGGCTTCCGGGGAGGTCGCTGGTCACGGTCGTGATGGCGCCGGCCGCGGCATCCTGA
- a CDS encoding PDZ domain-containing protein, translating into MALFANSDLPAARRRSRASTVGWSLLGVSLAVTVVVALVPAPYVIEQPGPVFDVLGDVEVGGDTVPLIDIADAETYPTSGSLNMLTVSISGSRETPLNWFQVATAWFDTSKAVVPIDNVYPVGVTVEQSNEQSQIAMQNSQQEAVAAALTDLDYDFTTNLSVAGVNEGSPADGSLEAGDTIVSVNGETFTDVTGLQSTIAANGVDSPATVVVTRDGDEKTFEITPVMSEASTPTAILGITVQGDFDFPIDVTIQLEKVGGPSAGQMFALGIIDKLTPGELTGGQDVAGTGTITGEGVIGAIGGIRQKMYGAVRAGADYFLAPASNCDEVVGHVPDGLTVFAVGELSDSMAVLDALSTGASTDDLPTCTAE; encoded by the coding sequence GTGGCGCTCTTCGCCAATTCAGACCTGCCCGCTGCCAGAAGGCGCTCCCGCGCGTCCACCGTCGGCTGGTCTCTTCTCGGAGTCTCCCTCGCCGTGACGGTCGTCGTGGCGCTCGTGCCCGCGCCGTACGTGATCGAGCAGCCCGGACCGGTCTTCGACGTGTTGGGCGACGTCGAGGTCGGCGGCGACACCGTTCCGCTCATCGACATCGCCGACGCCGAGACGTATCCCACCAGCGGATCGCTCAACATGCTTACCGTCTCGATCAGCGGCAGCCGCGAGACCCCGCTCAACTGGTTCCAGGTCGCCACCGCGTGGTTCGACACGAGCAAGGCCGTCGTTCCGATCGACAACGTCTACCCCGTGGGCGTGACTGTGGAACAGTCGAACGAGCAGAGCCAGATCGCGATGCAGAACTCGCAGCAGGAGGCCGTCGCCGCGGCGCTTACCGACCTCGACTACGACTTCACCACCAACCTCTCCGTCGCCGGCGTCAACGAGGGCAGCCCCGCCGACGGTTCGCTCGAGGCGGGCGACACGATCGTCAGCGTCAACGGAGAGACCTTCACCGACGTCACCGGCCTGCAGTCCACCATCGCCGCGAACGGCGTCGACAGCCCGGCGACGGTCGTGGTGACCCGGGACGGCGACGAGAAGACCTTCGAGATCACCCCGGTCATGAGCGAGGCGTCGACGCCCACCGCCATCCTCGGAATCACGGTCCAGGGCGACTTCGACTTCCCGATCGACGTCACGATCCAGCTCGAGAAGGTCGGGGGTCCGAGCGCGGGCCAGATGTTCGCACTGGGCATCATCGACAAGTTGACGCCCGGCGAGCTCACGGGCGGTCAGGATGTCGCGGGCACGGGCACCATCACCGGCGAGGGCGTCATCGGGGCGATCGGCGGTATCCGGCAGAAGATGTACGGCGCCGTGCGGGCGGGCGCGGACTACTTCCTCGCTCCGGCGTCCAACTGCGACGAAGTCGTCGGGCACGTCCCCGACGGGCTGACGGTCTTCGCCGTCGGCGAACTCTCCGATTCCATGGCGGTGCTCGACGCGCTGTCCACCGGCGCCTCCACCGATGACCTGCCCACCTGTACCGCGGAATAG
- a CDS encoding methyltransferase domain-containing protein produces the protein MVDLGSGDWLDANRAQWDERVPLHVASEFYDQSALRAGHGALYPIEERELADYFPEGLEGKRILHLQCHFGADSLVLAQRGATVVGIDFSKPAVVQARALATEVGLADRARFVNANIYDARHTLPEPESFDIVYTTWGTIGWLPDVAEWARIVEWYLKPGGRLYFADGHPAAWTLDGGENELPTLQYAYETDGVADVIEDDQDYAVEDAGLTNTRTYEWPHPLSETVTALLATGSAWTSSTSTTRFRGRCSARSSPRTIGCSGGRIPNGCRSRSVWD, from the coding sequence GTGGTCGACCTCGGTTCAGGCGACTGGCTCGACGCCAACCGCGCGCAGTGGGACGAACGCGTCCCACTGCACGTGGCGAGCGAGTTCTACGACCAGTCGGCCCTGCGCGCGGGTCACGGCGCGCTCTACCCGATCGAGGAGCGCGAGCTCGCGGACTACTTCCCGGAGGGACTCGAGGGCAAGCGGATACTGCACCTGCAGTGCCACTTCGGTGCCGACAGCCTCGTACTCGCCCAGCGCGGCGCGACGGTGGTCGGCATCGACTTCTCGAAGCCGGCCGTCGTGCAGGCCCGGGCGCTCGCGACCGAGGTCGGTCTCGCCGACCGCGCCCGGTTCGTGAATGCGAACATCTACGACGCGCGGCACACCCTGCCGGAGCCGGAATCCTTCGACATCGTCTACACGACCTGGGGCACCATCGGCTGGCTGCCCGACGTCGCCGAGTGGGCGCGCATCGTCGAGTGGTATCTCAAGCCCGGCGGACGGCTGTATTTCGCCGACGGCCATCCCGCCGCCTGGACGCTCGACGGCGGCGAGAACGAACTGCCGACCCTGCAGTACGCCTACGAGACCGACGGTGTCGCCGACGTGATCGAGGACGACCAGGACTACGCCGTCGAGGATGCCGGTCTGACCAACACCCGCACGTACGAGTGGCCCCACCCGCTGAGCGAGACCGTCACGGCTCTGCTCGCGACGGGCTCCGCCTGGACTTCCTCCACGAGCACTACGAGATTCCGTGGAAGATGTTCGGCTCGCTCGAGCCCACGGACGATCGGCTGTTCCGGTGGCCGGATACCAAATGGATGCCGCTCGCGCTCAGTCTGGGACTGA
- a CDS encoding ATP-dependent helicase — protein MSQTEIRSAESLLAGLDDQQRVAAETLLGPVCLLAGAGTGKTRAITHRIAYGVATGVYPPGRVMALTFTSRAAGELRSRLRHLGAAGVSARTFHASALAQLNFFWPQVVGGTMPRLIDSKARLLAQAAETIRLKLDTPTLRDTAAEIEWRKVSRLSIEQYGAAAASRNLPPALTIDKAVALQQAYENLKDERRQLDFEDVLLATAGMIETEARVAQQVREQYRFFVIDEYQDVSPLQHDLVKLWMGERNDLCVVGDASQTIYSFAGATPEYLLGFASAYDDATVVRLEQNYRSTPGIIEAANRLMKGRPGALTLHSPPETGDTVVSPAAARPPLVDGFDSDTSEARAVAKAVADEIAGGTKPEDIAILFRINVQAAAIEAALNTLGVPYLVRGATRFFELREIKEALMMFKGASVSIVGEPLFKTVSDVLRSLGWTQEAPEARGAVRDRWESLNALMGLAEQTPAGTTLKDFVDDLFERQAAQHEPTLSAVTIATLHSAKGLEWESVHLVGLSEGLVPITYAKTDEAVDEERRLLYVGITRARRKLSLSWAATGSNSGGSFRPGQRQASRFLAELQR, from the coding sequence ATGAGCCAGACCGAGATCCGCAGCGCGGAGAGCCTGCTCGCCGGCCTCGACGACCAGCAGCGCGTCGCCGCCGAAACCCTGCTCGGCCCGGTCTGCCTCCTCGCCGGTGCCGGGACGGGCAAGACCCGCGCCATCACCCACCGCATCGCCTACGGTGTGGCGACCGGCGTCTACCCTCCCGGGCGCGTCATGGCACTCACCTTCACGAGCCGCGCCGCGGGCGAGCTACGCTCCCGGCTGCGCCACCTCGGGGCGGCCGGAGTCTCGGCGCGCACCTTCCACGCGTCCGCGCTCGCGCAGCTGAACTTCTTCTGGCCGCAGGTGGTCGGCGGCACGATGCCCCGGCTCATCGACAGCAAGGCCCGTCTGCTCGCGCAGGCCGCCGAGACGATCCGCCTCAAGCTCGACACCCCGACCCTGCGCGACACCGCGGCCGAGATCGAGTGGCGCAAGGTGTCGAGACTCAGCATCGAGCAGTACGGTGCCGCCGCGGCATCCCGGAATCTGCCCCCGGCACTGACGATCGACAAGGCCGTCGCCCTGCAGCAGGCCTACGAGAACCTCAAGGACGAACGCCGCCAGCTCGACTTCGAAGACGTGCTGCTGGCCACCGCCGGCATGATCGAGACCGAGGCGCGGGTGGCGCAGCAGGTGCGGGAGCAGTACCGCTTCTTCGTCATCGACGAATACCAGGACGTCTCGCCCCTGCAGCACGACCTGGTCAAACTGTGGATGGGGGAGCGCAACGACCTGTGCGTCGTCGGCGACGCCAGCCAGACGATCTACTCGTTCGCCGGGGCGACGCCCGAGTACCTGCTCGGATTCGCGAGCGCCTACGACGACGCGACCGTGGTGCGGCTGGAGCAGAACTACCGGTCCACCCCCGGCATCATCGAGGCCGCCAACCGCCTGATGAAGGGCCGCCCGGGCGCGCTCACCCTGCATTCGCCGCCCGAGACCGGCGACACCGTCGTGTCGCCCGCGGCCGCCCGCCCGCCGCTGGTCGACGGGTTCGACAGCGACACGAGCGAAGCGCGCGCTGTGGCAAAGGCAGTCGCCGACGAGATCGCCGGCGGCACCAAACCCGAGGACATCGCGATCCTGTTCCGCATCAACGTGCAGGCGGCCGCGATCGAGGCGGCGCTCAACACTCTCGGCGTGCCGTACCTGGTGCGCGGCGCGACCCGTTTCTTCGAACTGCGCGAGATCAAGGAGGCGCTGATGATGTTCAAGGGCGCCTCGGTCTCGATCGTCGGAGAACCGCTGTTCAAAACGGTGAGCGACGTGCTGCGCTCGCTCGGCTGGACGCAGGAGGCCCCCGAGGCCCGCGGCGCCGTGCGCGACCGCTGGGAATCGCTCAACGCCCTGATGGGACTGGCCGAGCAGACACCCGCCGGCACCACCCTCAAGGACTTCGTCGACGACCTGTTCGAGCGACAGGCCGCGCAGCACGAACCGACTCTCTCTGCCGTGACCATCGCCACCCTGCACTCGGCCAAGGGCCTCGAGTGGGAGTCGGTGCACCTCGTCGGCCTCAGCGAGGGTCTCGTGCCGATCACCTACGCCAAGACCGACGAGGCCGTCGACGAGGAGCGCCGCCTGCTCTACGTCGGCATCACGCGGGCACGGCGGAAGCTGAGCCTGTCGTGGGCGGCGACCGGGTCGAACTCCGGCGGCTCGTTCCGTCCCGGCCAGCGTCAGGCGAGTCGCTTTCTCGCCGAACTGCAGCGCTGA
- a CDS encoding zinc-dependent metalloprotease: MAEDSREEPDEEFREMLRAFLAGNTDLDPSKLASAAGLPNDPELVAQLIAQLQSAMQSSGDGINWGLALDQAKSLASRSTVVSLPAERSQIEQAFHVASLWLAEATDISELTSQPRLMSRTEWVTETMPVWIQLSEPVATSIADSLTSVLRDQAPEEMTDMIAGASQLMRNVGGTLFAMQLGQVVGQLSSEVVSGGDIGIPLLGAISASEHGESDQFAAMIPQNVAAFATGLDVPVDQVQLYLAVRELAHARLFRHAKWLRLQLMTSITEFAHGIRIDTDRLEELASDFDPSNPEELRAAMTSGALIPPKSEEQLAALGRLETMLALIEGWVDVVTAQATSRLPSSVAIAETVRRRRASGGPAESAFSTLVGLELRPRRLREAAAMWQAVSDAVGAEARDALWSHPDLVPTAEDITDPTALVARLTAGTPAPDDIDQAIEDLLNDDTSERPTEQ, translated from the coding sequence ATGGCTGAAGATTCGCGGGAAGAGCCCGATGAGGAGTTCCGTGAGATGCTGCGCGCGTTTCTCGCGGGGAACACCGACCTAGACCCGAGCAAACTGGCCAGCGCGGCCGGTCTGCCCAACGACCCCGAGCTGGTCGCCCAGCTCATCGCGCAGTTGCAGAGTGCGATGCAGTCGAGCGGCGACGGCATCAACTGGGGCCTCGCACTCGACCAGGCGAAATCGCTCGCCTCGCGGTCGACGGTGGTGTCGCTTCCCGCCGAACGCTCGCAGATCGAGCAGGCGTTCCACGTCGCGTCGCTCTGGCTCGCCGAGGCCACCGACATCTCCGAACTGACCTCGCAGCCGCGGCTGATGAGCCGCACCGAGTGGGTCACCGAGACCATGCCGGTCTGGATCCAGCTCTCCGAACCCGTCGCGACGAGCATCGCCGACTCGCTCACCAGCGTGCTGCGCGACCAGGCACCGGAAGAGATGACCGACATGATCGCCGGCGCGAGCCAGCTCATGCGCAACGTCGGCGGCACCCTGTTCGCGATGCAGCTCGGCCAGGTCGTCGGGCAGCTCTCGAGCGAGGTCGTCTCCGGCGGCGACATCGGCATCCCGCTGCTCGGGGCGATCAGCGCGTCCGAGCACGGCGAATCCGACCAGTTCGCGGCGATGATCCCGCAGAACGTCGCGGCTTTCGCGACCGGTCTCGACGTGCCGGTCGACCAGGTGCAGCTCTACCTCGCGGTGCGCGAGCTCGCCCACGCCCGTCTGTTCCGCCACGCGAAGTGGCTGCGGCTGCAACTCATGACCTCGATCACCGAGTTCGCCCACGGCATCCGCATCGATACCGACCGGCTCGAGGAGCTCGCCTCCGATTTCGACCCGTCGAACCCCGAAGAGCTGCGCGCTGCGATGACGAGCGGTGCGCTGATCCCGCCGAAGTCCGAGGAGCAGCTGGCCGCACTCGGCCGCCTCGAGACCATGCTCGCCCTGATCGAGGGCTGGGTCGACGTCGTTACCGCCCAGGCCACCTCGCGCCTCCCCTCCAGCGTCGCGATCGCGGAGACCGTGCGTCGCCGCCGCGCGTCGGGCGGCCCCGCCGAGTCCGCGTTCTCCACGCTCGTCGGTCTCGAATTGCGACCGCGCCGGCTGCGCGAGGCGGCCGCGATGTGGCAGGCCGTGTCCGACGCCGTGGGCGCCGAGGCGCGGGACGCCCTGTGGTCGCACCCCGACCTGGTGCCCACCGCCGAGGACATCACCGACCCGACGGCGCTCGTCGCCCGCCTCACCGCGGGGACCCCGGCGCCCGACGACATCGACCAGGCGATCGAAGACCTGCTCAACGACGACACGAGCGAGCGGCCGACCGAGCAGTAG
- a CDS encoding UPF0182 family protein, with protein sequence MTSTANPPASKTRVTLAITAAIVAVLVVIFFIVAGLYTDVLWFDQLGFLSVLTTQWIATAVMFLVGFVAMAVPVWVSIEIAFRSRPVYAKLNSQLDRYQQVIEPLRRLAMFGIPAVLGLFAGVSAATRWPVVLQYFNRTPFGETDPQFGLDVSFYIFELPFFRGVVAYASAIVLIAGIAALATTYLYGAIRVSGREVRISKSARIQIAVTLAIYVALQAVSIWLDQYTTLTSPSAGYLQTGAGYTEANATIPGRAILAGIAAVVAILFIVTAVIKRWRLPIIGTALLLISGIVLGGIYPWIVQRFQVEPSSRSLEADYIDRSIEATRDAYGVDEVTEQSYNATTDAEAGALRADAETTANIRIIDPALVSNSFAQLERVRQYYQFSPNLDVDRYEIDGTVQDTVIAVRELDQEGLGDSQTPYSNAFVYTHGYGVVAAYGNQRTTDGQPVFLQSGIPSTGALNIDEPRVYFGESSPTYSVVGAPEGSTAIELDYPSGDEENSASSATTTFDGDGGPKLDNVFNKLVYAIKFQSEQIFLSNAVTSESQILYDRDPIERVSKVAPYLTPDTDTYPAVVDGRIVWIVDAYTTSENYPYSQVETLSDTIVDTNTQALPYAVDNLNYIRNSVKATVDAYSGEVKLYAWDTEDPILQTWQKIFPSTLLSADDMDAELLDHVRYPSDLFKVQRAILGSYHVTDANTFFSGNDQWVTPNDPTSPAASPTLQPPYYLTMKVPGTDAPAFTLYSTFIPRASSTSTSSVLSGYLAVNSDVGEDYGKLTLLTLPSGDTVPGPGQVQNSFNSDTEVASQLALLSRGDTEAIQGNLLTVPVGGGLLYVQPVYVQSTSGTSYPLLRKVLVGFGDQIAFEDTLDEALDALFGGDSGAAAGDGGTVVDPDPSTEVPDTDVPDTDVPDTEEPATGTVDETALAEALADAKDALDDREAAYASNDLVAAAEADNRLTAALTAALAASGE encoded by the coding sequence TTGACTTCCACAGCAAACCCACCCGCCAGTAAGACGAGGGTCACCCTCGCGATCACCGCCGCGATCGTCGCCGTTCTGGTGGTGATCTTCTTCATCGTGGCAGGGCTCTACACCGACGTACTCTGGTTCGACCAGCTCGGGTTCTTGAGCGTCCTGACCACCCAGTGGATCGCGACCGCCGTGATGTTCCTCGTCGGATTCGTCGCGATGGCAGTCCCCGTCTGGGTCAGCATCGAGATCGCTTTCCGATCGCGCCCCGTGTACGCCAAGCTCAACTCGCAGCTCGACCGCTACCAGCAGGTCATCGAGCCGCTGCGCCGCCTCGCGATGTTCGGCATTCCCGCGGTCCTCGGCCTCTTCGCCGGCGTCTCCGCGGCCACCCGCTGGCCCGTCGTCCTGCAGTACTTCAACCGCACCCCCTTCGGCGAGACCGACCCGCAGTTCGGCCTCGACGTGTCGTTCTACATCTTCGAGCTTCCGTTCTTCCGCGGCGTCGTCGCGTACGCGTCGGCAATCGTGCTGATCGCCGGTATCGCGGCGCTCGCCACGACTTACCTGTACGGCGCCATCCGCGTCTCCGGGCGCGAGGTGCGCATCTCCAAGTCGGCGCGCATCCAGATCGCGGTCACCCTCGCGATCTACGTCGCCCTGCAGGCCGTGAGCATCTGGCTCGACCAGTACACGACCCTGACCTCGCCGAGCGCCGGATACCTGCAGACCGGTGCCGGCTACACCGAGGCCAACGCGACGATCCCCGGCCGCGCCATCCTCGCCGGCATCGCCGCCGTCGTCGCCATCCTCTTCATCGTGACCGCCGTCATCAAGCGCTGGCGCCTGCCGATCATCGGCACCGCGCTGCTGCTGATCAGCGGCATCGTGCTCGGCGGCATCTACCCGTGGATCGTGCAGCGCTTCCAGGTCGAGCCGAGCTCGCGCAGCCTCGAGGCCGACTACATCGACCGCAGCATCGAAGCCACCCGTGACGCCTACGGCGTCGACGAGGTGACCGAGCAGTCCTACAACGCGACCACCGACGCCGAGGCGGGCGCACTGCGCGCCGACGCCGAGACGACCGCGAACATCCGCATCATCGACCCCGCCCTGGTGTCGAACTCGTTCGCCCAGCTCGAGCGCGTGCGCCAGTACTACCAGTTCTCCCCGAACCTCGACGTCGACCGCTACGAGATCGACGGCACCGTACAGGACACGGTGATCGCGGTCCGCGAACTGGATCAGGAGGGCCTCGGCGACTCGCAGACGCCGTACTCCAACGCGTTCGTCTACACCCACGGCTACGGCGTGGTCGCCGCCTACGGCAACCAGCGCACGACCGACGGCCAGCCCGTGTTCCTCCAGTCCGGCATCCCGTCGACCGGCGCGCTGAACATCGACGAGCCCCGCGTGTACTTCGGCGAGTCGTCGCCGACCTACTCCGTCGTGGGCGCACCCGAGGGATCCACCGCGATCGAACTCGACTACCCGTCGGGCGACGAGGAGAACAGCGCGTCGAGCGCCACCACCACCTTCGACGGTGACGGCGGCCCCAAGCTCGACAACGTGTTCAACAAGCTCGTCTACGCGATCAAGTTCCAGTCGGAGCAGATCTTCCTCTCGAACGCCGTCACGTCGGAGTCGCAGATCCTCTACGACCGCGACCCGATCGAGCGTGTCTCCAAGGTCGCGCCGTACCTGACCCCCGACACCGACACGTACCCCGCAGTGGTGGACGGCCGGATCGTCTGGATCGTCGACGCGTACACGACCAGCGAGAACTACCCGTACTCGCAGGTCGAGACGCTGAGCGACACGATCGTCGACACCAACACGCAGGCGCTGCCCTACGCGGTGGACAACCTCAACTACATCCGCAACTCGGTCAAGGCCACGGTCGACGCGTACAGCGGTGAAGTGAAGCTCTACGCGTGGGACACGGAAGACCCGATCCTGCAGACCTGGCAGAAGATCTTCCCGTCGACGCTGCTCTCGGCCGACGACATGGACGCCGAGCTGCTCGACCACGTGCGCTACCCGTCCGACCTGTTCAAGGTGCAGCGCGCCATCCTCGGTTCGTACCATGTGACCGACGCCAACACCTTCTTCTCGGGCAACGACCAGTGGGTCACCCCGAACGACCCGACGTCGCCGGCCGCGAGCCCCACACTGCAGCCGCCGTACTACCTCACGATGAAGGTTCCCGGCACCGACGCTCCCGCGTTCACGCTGTACTCCACGTTCATCCCGCGTGCGTCGTCCACGTCCACCTCGAGCGTGCTGAGCGGGTACCTCGCCGTGAACTCCGACGTCGGGGAGGACTACGGCAAACTCACGCTGCTCACACTGCCGAGCGGGGATACCGTGCCCGGCCCCGGGCAGGTGCAGAACAGCTTCAACTCCGACACCGAGGTGGCGAGCCAGCTCGCGCTGCTGTCGCGCGGTGATACCGAAGCGATCCAGGGCAACCTGCTGACCGTCCCGGTCGGCGGGGGACTGCTCTACGTGCAGCCGGTCTACGTGCAGTCGACGAGTGGCACGAGCTACCCGCTGCTGCGCAAGGTGCTCGTCGGCTTCGGCGACCAGATCGCCTTCGAGGACACCCTCGACGAGGCGCTCGACGCGCTGTTCGGCGGCGACTCCGGAGCGGCTGCCGGTGACGGCGGAACCGTCGTCGACCCCGACCCGAGCACCGAGGTGCCCGACACCGACGTGCCGGACACGGACGTGCCCGACACCGAGGAGCCCGCCACCGGCACCGTCGACGAGACCGCGCTGGCCGAGGCTCTGGCCGACGCCAAGGACGCGCTCGACGACCGCGAAGCGGCCTACGCCTCGAACGACCTCGTCGCCGCAGCCGAGGCGGACAACCGCCTCACCGCCGCGCTGACCGCAGCACTCGCCGCCAGCGGCGAGTAG